One part of the Schistocerca piceifrons isolate TAMUIC-IGC-003096 chromosome 2, iqSchPice1.1, whole genome shotgun sequence genome encodes these proteins:
- the LOC124775848 gene encoding gustatory and pheromone receptor 32a-like codes for MALELWVRLRSLNTCLLEMVHRSDFRVLLVAPQEAITTGRLSHLLEAFVALGRAAEFLEEHFGLLVATDIAQCVIGATCSAYELLIVISGLSSTKILIYNKSVSTSVLWLAYHCLKLVSIALSCAAFENAARRTGVILLRSPVLRSSFAGEVEAFLHVTSQDSLLRFTAAGFIEVDRRLLVSALAVVITYLVIIGQSAVN; via the coding sequence ATGGCCCTGGAGCTGTGGGTGAGATTGAGGAGTCTTAATACATGCCTTTTGGAGATGGTGCACCGTTCCGACTTTCGGGTTTTGCTAGTAGCGCCGCAGGAGGCTATAACGACAGGAAGGTTGAGCCATCTGTTGGAGGCGTTCGTGGCGTTAGGGCGCGCAGCCGAgttcctggaggaacactttgggttACTAGTAGCCACTGACATCGCACAGTGTGTGATCGGCGCCACCTGTAGTGCGTATGAGTTACTTATCGTCATTTCGGGATTATCCTCTACGAAGATACTAATATACAATAAATCAGTAAGTACGTCGGTGCTGTGGCTCGCCTACCACTGCCTCAAGCTGGTTTCCATAGCGTTGTCCTGTGCCGCATTCGAGAACGCGGCGAGGCGTACCGGCGTGATcctgctgaggtcaccagtgctGCGCTCTTCGTTCGCTGGCGAAGTGGAAGCCTTCCTGCATGTGACGTCGCAGGACTCGCTTCTGCGCTTCACAGCTGCAGGGTTCATCGAAGTCGACCGACGTCTGCTGGTTTCAGCACTTGCTGTTGTCATAACATACCTTGTTATTATTGGTCAGTCTGCAGTTAACTAA